In Dermacentor variabilis isolate Ectoservices chromosome 11, ASM5094787v1, whole genome shotgun sequence, one genomic interval encodes:
- the LOC142563529 gene encoding BLOC-1-related complex subunit 8 translates to MQGSMATEAVTVAEEARPNVDLELEQRVKGTCGRISENVHIFANEPSLACYRLQEHVRKSLQPTVERRLQMTELRQELRGKCYDLDYAIAALRGFQQSRQHLANVQDLLRNAVFMKQQLAHREARAAASSAAQSTGRRQQLLHQQRLSLDLPQKAARLSSSPSLGAADMRLGSQRSASPRRPSDQR, encoded by the coding sequence ATGCAGGGATCCATGGCCACGGAAGCCGTGACTGTGGCCGAAGAGGCTCGGCCTAATGTTGACCTCGAGCTGGAGCAGCGTGTCAAAGGCACCTGCGGCCGCATCTCAGAGAACGTGCACATCTTCGCGAACGAGCCGTCGCTGGCGTGCTATCGGCTGCAAGAGCATGTCCGCAAGTCGCTGCAGCCGACCGTGGAGAGGCGTCTGCAGATGACCGAACTGCGGCAAGAGTTGCGCGGCAAGTGCTACGACTTGGACTACGCCATCGCGGCATTGCGTGGCTTCCAGCAGAGCCGCCAACACCTGGCCAATGTGCAGGACCTGCTGCGCAACGCGGTCTTCATGAAGCAGCAGCTGGCGCACCGCGAAGCACGCGCTGCTGCCAGCAGTGCAGCGCAGTCGACCGGTCGCCGGCAGCAGTTGCTGCATCAGCAGCGGCTGTCCTTAGATCTACCCCAAAAAGCTGCCCGTCTGAGCAGCTCGCCATCACTGGGGGCGGCTGACATGCGGCTGGGGTCGCAGCGATCAGCGTCCCCGAGACGGCCTAGCGATCAGCGTTAA